CGTAATGGTAAAATTGCGATTAACTTCCGTGAAGAAGATGAGCTCGTAGCGGTACGTCTTACAGATGGTACTAAGGACGTCTTACTTGGAACATCACATGCTTCATTAATACGCTTCAAAGAATCTAAATTACGTCCATTAGGCCGTACAGCAGCAGGTGTAAAAGGTATTACATTACGTGAAGGCGATGAACTCGTCGGCCTTGCAGTTGCGACAGAAGATAGTGAGGATGAAGTCTTAGTAGTAACTGAAAATGGCTACGGTAAACGTACACCTCTTGATGAGTACCGTATTTCAAATCGTGGCGGTAAAGGTATTAAAACTGCAACGATTACTGAGAAAAATGGAGATATTGTTTGTATCACTACAGTAACTGGCAGCGAAGACCTTATGATTGTAACTAATCAAGGCGTTATCATTCGAATTGATGTCAGCGATATTTCCCAAAATGGACGTTCTGCTCAAGGTGTCCGTCTTATCCGCTTAGGAGATGACCAATTCGTTTCTACTGTGGCTAAAGTACAAGAAGACCCTGAAGACGAATTAGAAGGAACATCTGACAGCGAAGTGGTACCAGGTGAAGGAGAAGCAACAGTTTCAGTCGAAGAACATGTTGTGGAAACTGATGATGATGGTCAAACTATCCATACTGAAGTCGATGAAACAGTCGATGAAGATGGCGAAAAAGAAGAATTAAGACAAGACTTTATGGATCGCGTGAATGAAGATATTGAAAGCGTGGATCATGAAGATGACGAAGAATAAGAACTAATTAAAAAAGCTTTCTGCACTACTGAATCTCATCAGTAAGCAGAAAGCTTATTTTTTATGCTTCTTCGTTATTTCCTTCTTCTAAACGTTTCATCGCATAAGGAATTTCTACAATTAAATTGGATGGTGGTACGACATACATATCTTTAGATAAGCATTCACCAATATAACTATGCACATATGTGGCTGTTGTGACAGCATAATCGAAATCATCAAATTGACCGACAAAACTTGTAATGATACCAGCAAGTGTATCACCCATGCCGCCTGTAGCCATTGCAGGTGTACCAATATCTAATTTATACGTTTTATCTTTCAAATAGATTTCAGTACCGTGTTTTTTCAATACGACTACGCCACCCATATTATCCACTGCTTCACGGTTACGCTCTTCTGTTTGTTCATCAATAGGAATACCGCTTAATCGTTCCCATTCCATTTGATGTGGTGTATAAACAATGCGATGACATTTCGGAATATCCAATTTCAATTTGCTGATAATAGAAATGGCATCCCCATCAATAATCAAATTCTGATGCGGTTGAATATTTTGAAGTAATATTGTCATTGCATTGTTACCCTTAAAGTCTTTACCGAGACCGGGACCGATTAAAATACTGTCAGTCATTTCGACCATTTTTGTTAATTGTTTAGTGTCGTTAATGTCTATCACCATTGCCTCAGGACAACGTGAATGGATAGCAGCATGATTAGTCGGATGCGTTGCTACTGTAATGAGACCGCTGCCGCTGTAAACACAAGCACGTGCTGCCATCATAATCGCACCGCCTAAATTCGCATTTCCTCCAATTAAAAGAATCTTGCCATAATCACCTTTATGCGTATCATCTTTTCTTTTTGGAATAGATACGTTATTTAAAACTTCCACCACAATCCCTCCATATTTCTTTAAAATAGTTGAATAAGCAATAGAGACACTGCTATATGTCTTGTTGTTTAAATTGTCTTTATTATGCTTTGAATAAAATTATAAAAAATTAAGGACGCAGGACAGAAATAATATGAAAGTCCTAACCTCCCTTTAAACGTCTTTAATACACTTTTTCTTAATGCAATAACTCATATTATACCTGTCCATTCAGGAAGTCAACACTAAAATTTATAGTAAATATTAATACTTTATTAACGACATCACTATGTGTGAAATGTATTACGAATAGTCTTGAATATAAAAAAGACCAAAGCCTGAGAAAGACTTTGGCTCAAAAAATACACTTGCTTATTTAAAATGCTTTCTAAGCGTAATGATTGTACCGAATGCAATGAAGAGACCTGCAACGATAGTCATAGTAGTCGTATCTGCACTATCTTTTCCTGTGTCAGGAAGCGGTTCAATATTTTGTCTAGGTTGTTGATGATTTTCTACAGGAGCACCATGAGCGTTTAAATAGTCTTGTCCCTCTTTAGGAACGATGACGTCCCCATATGCAGTCTGATTTTCTGCTGCATTAATTGAACTTTCCACATACTCACGATAAGAATTTTGGTAGCTGTTAATAGAACCTATGCCGCCGCCTTCACCTAGATTAGAACCGCTTAATCTAGATTCTAAAAGTTTATCATGCTGGGTCTGCCATTCAGCAGGTGTGGCTAAGTGAATGTCTACCTTTTCATTATCCTCTGCCGCTTCTGCTGAATTCAAAGCTGTAGTGGCTGTTCCCATAAGTAATGAAGATGCAATTAAAGATGACACAACAAATTTAGACTTTCTCAATTGATTACACTCCTTTATTTTCTAATTCACTTGGAGTGTATCATCATAGGATTTTTATATCTTAATATTTACAAAATCCATACAGATTTGAGGCAATTATTAACAAACTTTAACTCAACTTAAGGAGATAAAAGATTTTAGCTTGTTAAATTAGTGACGTATTAACACGCTACGGCTTTGCTGAAATCTATTGTCGCTCTCTGAATGTAAGCGTATACTTGTGATAATTGTAACCATTTATTTTACTGAGGAGAAACAGTACAGTTACTAAAAATGTAATTAAAAGGCGGTAAATATCTCTGAATATAGTTATAATTGAAATGAGGTGACAATGATGAATAAGTCTAAAGAAATAATTGAAAAATTAGGGAGTGCTATTTCCAACCCATCGCAACCTGATGCACTGAAAAATAAAATGAGAATTTTAACACATCATCGTAACTATCCTTGCTTTTAGCGGTTGTATCTATGGTTTTGGTCAATTTAAAAAAGAGGGTGGCAGAATATGCTGAGAGCGTATAAAACCGAAATCAATCCTTCTTTTGAACAACGTCAGACCATCAATCGAACCATCGGCACATGCCGTTGGATTTACAACAAATTTATCGAGACTAATCAAAATTTCTATACAACGGGACAATCATACATGAACGGTTTTGCCTTCAGCAAATGGATGAACAATGTATATCTTCCAAGTCATCCGGATAAACATTGGGTTAAACAAAGTGCCAGCAAAGCTGTCAAACAATCCATTATGAATGCACATCGTGCTTATCAGACATTTTTCAAAAAACAAAAAGGTTATCCGAAGTTCAAAAAGAAATCAAGCATTGGAAGTTATTATTTGATCGGTACCATTCATGTACAACGGCATCGAATCCAATTGCCGAAGTTGGGATGGATTAAATTAAAAGAAAGAGGTTACATTCCAACAAATAGTATAAAATCTGCCACCATTGTTAAAGAATATGACAGATATTATGTGTCGGTTTTAGTTGATCAACCGTCTTCCCCTATTTTCAAACCGAAACAGACAGACGGAATCGGTATTGATTTAGGATTGAAAGAAGCTGTATCCACACCCTCCGGTGTAAGAATTAAAAGCTTCAAAACAAATCAAACTATCATCAAACTTGATAAATCTTTAAAACGACAGCAGCGAAAATTATCCAGAAAGAAAAAAGGTTCTCATAATTGGTATAAACAGTTGTTGAAAGTACAAAGATTATACCGACGTATTAAAAATATTAAAAAAGATATCAAACGCAAAGGCATACTTTCTATTGTTCGCACCAATCCGCAATTTATTACGATTGAAAATTTGAACATCAAAGGCATGATGAGAAACAAAAGATTGGCCAATAGTTTTCAACAGATTGGACTCGGTTACATGGTTGAATGGTTGAAAATCAAATGTCGAGATTACGGCATCGAATTACGCCAAGTCGACAGATTTTATCCATCCAGTCAAATATGTTCTGATTGCGGTCACATACAACCTATGCCATTGAATCAAAGAACGTATCATTGTAATCATTGCGGAATGATAAAGGATAGAGACACTAATGCCAGTGTTAATTTGAAACAAGCAACAGATTACACCGTGATAGTGTAATAAAATAAAGAAAGGAAAACTACTAAAAGGTTATCACACAATTTAAATGTATGGATAAAGTTTCAAACTACGGTGGGCTACATCGGAAGTAACGCTCTGGGAGAGGTTTATAGATCTGATTTCAATCGAAATCAACCTCATTGAAAAGAGAAATCCTCTAATAACATTTGATTATGTTTTTAGTAGCAGGTAATTTCAATTGACATTAGAATTAAACGGAGCATCGCTCACAATTGAAGATATAAAGCATTTTTTACATCAGCAAGATAAGATTTCAATCTCATCTGAGGCGATGGAACGTGTTAAGAAGAGTCGTGCTATTGTAGAAGATATTATTAAAAATAAAGAAACAATCTATGGCATTACTACAGGATTCGGTTTATTCAGTGATGTCTTAATTGATCCGGACCAATATAATCAGCTTCAAGTAAACTTAATTCGTTCACATGCGTGCGGGACAGGCGATCCCTTCTCACATGATGTTTCACTAGTGATGATGATTTTACGTTTAAATACAATGTTAAAAGGACATTCAGGTGTAACGACTGATTTGGTAGAGCAATTGACTTATTTCATTAATGAACGTATTATCCCGATTATTCCGCAACAAGGTTCATTAGGCGCGTCTGGCGATTTAGCACCTCTTTCCCATCTAGCTTTAGCATTAATCGGCGAAGGTAAAGTCTATTATCAACAAGAAGAACGTGAGAGTAGCGAGGTACTTGAAGAATTAGGACGTCAACCTTTACAATTGTCTGCTAAAGAGGGACTGGCATTAATCAATGGTACACAAGCTATGACAGCACAAGGCGTAATCAGCTGGATTGAAGCGGAAGCCTTAGCTTATCAAGCAGAGTGGATTGCTGCTTTAACACATCAAGCGTTGAATGGAATCACAGATGCCTACCGTCCTGAAGTACATGACGTACGTAACTTCCCTGAACAAAGCGCAGTGGCAGATCGTATGTTGTATTGGTTAGAAGATTCTAATTTAACTACTAGACAAGGTGAAATCCGTGTACAAGATGCTTATACTTTGCGTTGTATTCCTCAAGTACATGGTGCCAGCTTCGAAACCTTGAACTTTGTAAAAAAACAATTAGAACGTGAAATGAATGCGGCTAATGACAATCCGCTGATTTTCCATGAAGACGATGAGACGCTCGTCATCTCAGGAGGCAATTTCCACGGTCAGCCTGTCGCTTATGCCTTAGACTTTTTAAAGGTAGCCGTAAGTGAATTGGGTAATATTGCGGAACGACGCTTAGAACGTTTGGTAAATCCGCAATTAAATGGTGACTTGCCTGCCTTCTTGAGTCCGGAACCAGGATTGCAAAGTGGGGCAATGATTATGCAATATGCAGCAGCAAGTTTAGTTTCTGAAAATAAAACGCTTGCACATCCTGCAAGTGTAGACTCTATACCTTCTTCAGCCAATCAAGAAGACCACGTATCGATGGGAACAATTGCTTCACGTCATGGTTACCAGATTGTAGATAATACAAGACGCGTATTGGCTATTGAATTAATTATTGCTTTGCAAGCTGTAGAGTTGAAAGGTATCGATAAGTTGTCTCCACGAACACGTGAAAAATATGAAACCTTACGTAATATTACGCCAGCGATTACTCAAGACCGTCAATTCCACAAAGATATTACACAAGTTTCGCGCTATTTGCAGCAAAGTGCTTATGCAGATATTGAATTTAAATAACAAGAATTTTTATTGAATTCTGAAAAAGTTGAAAATACTTATTGCAAAATATAATGACGTTTGCTATAGTGAACTTAAGTTCATAAGACATTGTTCGCAGGACAAGTAATCCTGATATTTGATTTCAGAGAGCTTATGGTGAGTGTGAATAAGCAATCAATATTTGTGACGAATCTACCTGCATATTAAAGGAACAACCGGTAATAACCGTTATTTTAGCGAGAGTGCAGTCCGAGTATTTATAACTTGTACTGTTAAATAGGGTGGCAACACGTAATACCACGTCCCTTGTAGGGGCGTGGTATTTTTTTATTGTTTTGCCTCCTTAATAGATTTACATTACTCAAAAAATTGGTAGATATATTGGAAAGGATGACAGCATTATGTTAGATATCAAATTATTCAGAAATGAACCAGATCACTTAAAAGAAAAAGTAAAATTACGTGGTATGGATCCGCAAGTAGTAGACGAAGTTTTAGAATTAGATAATAAACGTCGTGAATTAATTGGCAAAGCAGAAGAAATGAAAGCTAAAAGAAACAAAGTCAGTGACGAAATTGCTGAGAAGAAACGTAATAAAGAAAATGCTGATGATGTTATTGCTGAAATGAGAAAATTAGGCGACGACATTAAAGAAGTGGATACTGAATTAAATAAAGTAGATGAAAAATTAAAATACAGATTATCTACAATACCTAACATTATGAATGATGATGTACCTGAAGGCGATTCTGATGAAGAAAATATCGAAGTGAAAAAATGGGGTACGCCTCGTCAATTCGACTTTGAAGCGAAAGCACACTGGGACTTAGTAGAAGAATTAGGAATGGCCAACTTTGACCGTGCTGCTCGCGTATCAGGTGCGCGTTTTGTCTTCTTAACAAATGAAGGTGCACAATTAGAACGTGCATTAATGAACTACATGCTTACTAAGCACACAACACAACATGGTTATACTGAAATGATGGTACCTCAATTAGTAAATGCAAACTCTATGTATGGTACAGGTCAATTACCTAAATTTGAAGAAGACTTGTTCAAAGTGGAAAAAGAAGGCTTGTACATGATTCCGACAGCAGAGGTTCCGCTTACTAACTACTACCGCGAAGAAGTCTTGTCTGCAGATCAATTGCCAGGCAAGTTCACTGCACAGTCAGCTTGCTTCAGAAGTGAAGCGGGTTCAGCCGGACGTGACACACGTGGCTTAATTCGCTTGCACCAATTCGACAAAGTTGAGTTGGTACGTTTTGAAAAACCTGAAGATTCTTGGGATGCATTAGAACAGTTAACAAGCAACGCAGAAGCTATCTTAGAAGAACTAGAACTACCATATCGTCGTGTAATTCTTTGTACTGGCGACCTTGGATTCAGTTCAAGTAAAACTTATGACTTAGAAGTTTGGCTTCCAAGTTATGAAGATTACAAAGAAATCAGCTCATGCTCTAACATGACAGATTTCCAAGCACGCCGTGCAAATATCCGCTTCAAACGCGATAAAGATTCTAAACCAGAATTAGTTCATACATTGAACGGAAGTGGTTTAGCAGTCGGACGTACATTCGCGGCGATTGTAGAGAACTACCAAAATGCGGATGGTTCAATTACAATTCCTGAAGCATTAGTTCCATTCATGGGCGGAAAAACAAAAATCGGCCCAGCAACAAAATAAATGGGATCATCGAGTAGTTGGAATAACGAATTAAGATGATCCAACCTCGTTCCAATATATATTTTACCTACCACTTTGAGTGCTGCACCTACCAATGCAGCACTCATCTTTTTTATTTCCCAATCTTTTATTTCCCAAAAAGCATATTAAAATACCGACTACCCTCTTAGGATAATCGGTATTGAATAGTATATGATAAATGGCATAGCATCAAGGGTTAAGAGTATACCGTATGTCTAACATCAGACAAACGGAAGTCTTACCTCAGAAGTTGTGTTCAGCGTAATCTCGTTGAATCAAGAGCATTTGCATTTAGAAATGCGATAAAGCTGATAATACTTAATGTAAAGAAACCATAACCGAGTGGAATCAAGAAATCTCCAGCATTAAAGAAAATGAGTCCTGTAATTGTCATTCTGATTAATGCATGTAAAACAAAACATAAAACACTGGCAAAAAATAGCGCTAAACTACTTCCACCGAAAAGGACTTTCTGCATTTCAACTGTTACTCCTTTATAAATTTAAAACTTCTTTTCTCATTTCGTAACATTTCAATTATAACGTGGTTTCTAACAGCTGACGATAGGTGTTTGCAGATTTTAACAAATAATTAATAAAGCCTAATTATTTAATAAAGTGTTGTATTAAGCTGCCGATTAATAAAATAACCATAGCGACAAGCACCATAATATTAGCGACAAGTGTCTGATATTGATTACGTAAATGTTTAGGTTTAGTAAGTTCTTTTAATAATATAGCCCCTGCAATGAATAATAATAAAAATATAATCACGTAAAAAATAATAGATCCGATGGACATATCAAATGACCTCCTTCCATTTAAACTCGAGTGACTTCTTTAATGAAATTGTACCTCAATTAATATTTTGAAAACATAGCTAGAGAAGAGAAATTGAATAGAATAAGTTGATAAATGTTAACGGCTTAATCAACACTTGCAGTTTCATGTTTCTTACAAGGTAAATGAAGTAGGTGATTCTTGCCAACTATGTTAAAATAATTCTTATAGTTACTAAAGTATAGGAGTGGCGAATTTGTTTGCAAAAATAGACTTTAAGGCGACGTTTCTCGCAACATTAGCACTCATTATTGTTGCAGCAGTCACCTACTTTCTGCCGTTTGCTGGACTACTATTGTTCTTTGTAGCAACAGTGCCTGGAATCATTTTATGGCATAAGTCCATCATGTCATTCGGCATAGGCGCACTCATTACAGTTGTTTTAGTAGTATTTTTTGGAAGTGAAGGACTTCTTAGCTACATTGTTTTTGTCTTACTATTGAGCTTAATTGTAGGTCAGCTATTAAAAGAACGAACTTCTAAAGAACGCATACTTTATATCTCAACTACATATATGAGTATTTTAACGTTAGGCGCGTTTATGATGCTGCAAGTATTCAAGCGTATTCCGAATACCCAAGTACTTGTGAAACCGTCTAAAGATCAATTGTACGATATGATGGCGATGAGCGGTTTAGACTCAGCATCTCGTGGTGTATTAGAAGAGGGCTTCCGCCAAATGGCTGTGCAATTGCCAAGCTATATCATCATCGCAATTTTCTTCTTGATTTTAATTAATTTGATTGTAACATTTCCGATTTTACGTAAATTCAAGATTGCAACACCTGTATTCAGACCATTATTCGCATGGCAATTCAATCGCATATTAGCATATATCTACTTTATCGTTCTGTTGTGTGTCATGTTTGCATCACAACCAGGAACTTTCCAAAGTATTGTCTTGAATATGCAAGTAATCCTTTCGTTTGTCATGTTTATTCAAGGTTTAAGCGTGATTGCTTTCTTTGCAAAAGTAAAACAACTGCCACCTGGTATAGGCATTATATTAATGATTTTAGGATTTTTATTAACACCTGTTTTACCAGTCATCGGACTCTTAGGTGTAGTAGATTTATGTTTCAACTTAAAACGATTTATCAAAAAATGATTTGAGGTGACAGAATGAATCGTCAATCCACTAAGAAAGCACTGATTATTCCTTTTTTATTGATGGTATTAACTGCTATTGCACTCGTGGTAGTCTGGTTTGTCTTTAATCAGCTCGTAGCAGGTATTGCTTCAGCAGTTTTGCTGGTAATGATTTTTATCAGTGCATTTGCACTGCGCAATGCATTCTTACGTTTGGATAATTATGTAGATGATTTAAGCGGACAAATATCAGCCGGTAACAGCATAGCAATTAAAAGCTTGCCGATCGGTGTGATTGTCTTAGATGAAAATGAGGATGTAGAATGGATGAACCATTTCATGTCTGATCGGTTAGACCGTAATGTTATCTCAGATCCGATAAATGAAGTGTATCCTAACATTCTGAAACAATTAGAGAAGACACAAGAAATTGAAATTACTGATGGCAGTTATCATTATCGCGTCCGTTATTCTGAAGAAGAACGCGTACTTTACTTCTTCGATATTACAGAAGAGGTACATACAACTCAATTGTATGAAGATTCCAAACCAATCATTGCGACATTATTCTTAGATAACTACGATGAAATTACACAAAATATGAATGATACACAACGTTCTGAAATCAACTCAATGGTGACACGTGTCATCAGTCGTTGGGCTTCAGAATATGATATCTACTTCAAACGTTACAGCTCAGACCAATTCGTAGCTTATTTGAACCAACGTATCTTATCCCAATTAGAAGACTCGAACTTCGATATTCTAAAACACTTACGTGAAAAAAGTGTCGGGTACCGTGCTCAATTGACTCTAAGTATCGGGGTAGGGGAAGGCTCAGAGAACCTCATCGATTTAGGTGAATTATCACAATCTGGACTGGATTTAGCATTAGGACGCGGCGGTGACCAAGTCGCAATCAAACATATTAACGGCAACGTACGTTTCTACGGCGGTAAGACTGACCCGATGGAAAAAAGAACCCGAGTACGTGCCCGCGTTATTTCTCACGCCTTGAAAGATATCTTAATGGAAGGCGACAAAGTAATTATCATGGGACATAAACGTCCTGATTTAGACGCAATCGGTGCAGCTATCGGTGTTTCACGCTTTGCTATGATGAATAACTTAGACGCTTATATTGTATTGAATGAGGAAGATATCGATCCAACATTGCGACGCGTTATGGATGAAATTGACAAGAAACCAGAATTGAAAGATCGCTTCCTTACTTCTGATGAAGCATGGGATATGATGACATCCAAAACGACACTCGTCGTAGTAGATACACATAAACCAGAGATGGTCTTAGATGAAAATATTTTAAATAAAGCCAACCGCAAAGTGGTTATTGACCATCACCGTCGTGGTGAAAGCTTTATCTCTCATCCACTCTTGGTTTATATGGAACCATATGCCAGCTCTACAGCAGAACTGGTAACCGAGTTGTTGGAATATCAACCGACAGAGCAACGTTTAACAAGACTGGAATCCACAATTATGTATGCAGGTATTATTGTAGATACAAGAAACTTTACGTTACGTACCGGTTCCAGAACCTTTGATGCGGCAAGTTACTTGCGTGCACACGGCGCAGATACGATTCTGACACAACATTTCTTAAAAGATGATATTGATACGTATATCAATCGTTCAGAATTAATCCGTACGGTTAAACTGCAAGATCACGGCATAGCAAT
Above is a genomic segment from Staphylococcus piscifermentans containing:
- a CDS encoding NAD(P)H-hydrate dehydratase, whose protein sequence is MEVLNNVSIPKRKDDTHKGDYGKILLIGGNANLGGAIMMAARACVYSGSGLITVATHPTNHAAIHSRCPEAMVIDINDTKQLTKMVEMTDSILIGPGLGKDFKGNNAMTILLQNIQPHQNLIIDGDAISIISKLKLDIPKCHRIVYTPHQMEWERLSGIPIDEQTEERNREAVDNMGGVVVLKKHGTEIYLKDKTYKLDIGTPAMATGGMGDTLAGIITSFVGQFDDFDYAVTTATYVHSYIGECLSKDMYVVPPSNLIVEIPYAMKRLEEGNNEEA
- a CDS encoding RNA-guided endonuclease InsQ/TnpB family protein translates to MLRAYKTEINPSFEQRQTINRTIGTCRWIYNKFIETNQNFYTTGQSYMNGFAFSKWMNNVYLPSHPDKHWVKQSASKAVKQSIMNAHRAYQTFFKKQKGYPKFKKKSSIGSYYLIGTIHVQRHRIQLPKLGWIKLKERGYIPTNSIKSATIVKEYDRYYVSVLVDQPSSPIFKPKQTDGIGIDLGLKEAVSTPSGVRIKSFKTNQTIIKLDKSLKRQQRKLSRKKKGSHNWYKQLLKVQRLYRRIKNIKKDIKRKGILSIVRTNPQFITIENLNIKGMMRNKRLANSFQQIGLGYMVEWLKIKCRDYGIELRQVDRFYPSSQICSDCGHIQPMPLNQRTYHCNHCGMIKDRDTNASVNLKQATDYTVIV
- the hutH gene encoding histidine ammonia-lyase produces the protein MTLELNGASLTIEDIKHFLHQQDKISISSEAMERVKKSRAIVEDIIKNKETIYGITTGFGLFSDVLIDPDQYNQLQVNLIRSHACGTGDPFSHDVSLVMMILRLNTMLKGHSGVTTDLVEQLTYFINERIIPIIPQQGSLGASGDLAPLSHLALALIGEGKVYYQQEERESSEVLEELGRQPLQLSAKEGLALINGTQAMTAQGVISWIEAEALAYQAEWIAALTHQALNGITDAYRPEVHDVRNFPEQSAVADRMLYWLEDSNLTTRQGEIRVQDAYTLRCIPQVHGASFETLNFVKKQLEREMNAANDNPLIFHEDDETLVISGGNFHGQPVAYALDFLKVAVSELGNIAERRLERLVNPQLNGDLPAFLSPEPGLQSGAMIMQYAAASLVSENKTLAHPASVDSIPSSANQEDHVSMGTIASRHGYQIVDNTRRVLAIELIIALQAVELKGIDKLSPRTREKYETLRNITPAITQDRQFHKDITQVSRYLQQSAYADIEFK
- the serS gene encoding serine--tRNA ligase, producing MLDIKLFRNEPDHLKEKVKLRGMDPQVVDEVLELDNKRRELIGKAEEMKAKRNKVSDEIAEKKRNKENADDVIAEMRKLGDDIKEVDTELNKVDEKLKYRLSTIPNIMNDDVPEGDSDEENIEVKKWGTPRQFDFEAKAHWDLVEELGMANFDRAARVSGARFVFLTNEGAQLERALMNYMLTKHTTQHGYTEMMVPQLVNANSMYGTGQLPKFEEDLFKVEKEGLYMIPTAEVPLTNYYREEVLSADQLPGKFTAQSACFRSEAGSAGRDTRGLIRLHQFDKVELVRFEKPEDSWDALEQLTSNAEAILEELELPYRRVILCTGDLGFSSSKTYDLEVWLPSYEDYKEISSCSNMTDFQARRANIRFKRDKDSKPELVHTLNGSGLAVGRTFAAIVENYQNADGSITIPEALVPFMGGKTKIGPATK
- a CDS encoding DUF2232 domain-containing protein, whose product is MGVANLFAKIDFKATFLATLALIIVAAVTYFLPFAGLLLFFVATVPGIILWHKSIMSFGIGALITVVLVVFFGSEGLLSYIVFVLLLSLIVGQLLKERTSKERILYISTTYMSILTLGAFMMLQVFKRIPNTQVLVKPSKDQLYDMMAMSGLDSASRGVLEEGFRQMAVQLPSYIIIAIFFLILINLIVTFPILRKFKIATPVFRPLFAWQFNRILAYIYFIVLLCVMFASQPGTFQSIVLNMQVILSFVMFIQGLSVIAFFAKVKQLPPGIGIILMILGFLLTPVLPVIGLLGVVDLCFNLKRFIKK
- a CDS encoding DHH family phosphoesterase produces the protein MNRQSTKKALIIPFLLMVLTAIALVVVWFVFNQLVAGIASAVLLVMIFISAFALRNAFLRLDNYVDDLSGQISAGNSIAIKSLPIGVIVLDENEDVEWMNHFMSDRLDRNVISDPINEVYPNILKQLEKTQEIEITDGSYHYRVRYSEEERVLYFFDITEEVHTTQLYEDSKPIIATLFLDNYDEITQNMNDTQRSEINSMVTRVISRWASEYDIYFKRYSSDQFVAYLNQRILSQLEDSNFDILKHLREKSVGYRAQLTLSIGVGEGSENLIDLGELSQSGLDLALGRGGDQVAIKHINGNVRFYGGKTDPMEKRTRVRARVISHALKDILMEGDKVIIMGHKRPDLDAIGAAIGVSRFAMMNNLDAYIVLNEEDIDPTLRRVMDEIDKKPELKDRFLTSDEAWDMMTSKTTLVVVDTHKPEMVLDENILNKANRKVVIDHHRRGESFISHPLLVYMEPYASSTAELVTELLEYQPTEQRLTRLESTIMYAGIIVDTRNFTLRTGSRTFDAASYLRAHGADTILTQHFLKDDIDTYINRSELIRTVKLQDHGIAIAHGSNDKIYHPVTVAQAADELLSLDGVEASYVVARREDDLVGISARSLGSINVQLTMEALGGGGHLTNAATQIKGVSVEEAVQQLQQAIDEQMSRSEEA